From the Cydia amplana chromosome 8, ilCydAmpl1.1, whole genome shotgun sequence genome, the window aaaggcgcgaaattcaaattttctatgggacgatatcccttcgcgcctacatttttcaaatttgccgcctttttctactgacaagatctgcttgaccatctatatataaaAAACCAGATTTGTCATGAATTtgtattgaatgaatgaatagtaAAAACAAAATCTACCCTGGAGTCCTATGGCCTTAATGTATGGTACCATACAATTACATTAAGGCCATCCTACAAGTACGATACAAAAAACTGTGTAgtatcaaatcaaatttaattacacttggccagtttttaagGATACATAGCATAAtgtccaagtcgcaaaatgtgcaggctacgtaaaatgagcagatcgcaaaatgtgcagatctcataatgagcagatcgcaaaatgtgcagatctcataatgagcagatcgcaaaatgtgcatatctcataatgagcagatcgcataatgtgcagatctcataatgagcagatctcAAAATGTGCAATCAActctcataatgagcaggtcgtaaaatgtgtagattttgaaatagagctcCGATACTACAGTTCCAAAAAGCGTCATCGTTGTCAAAAAGGCTTCTGTTGATTAccgaatattaaaatattttgaaacaagtctggtatctttttttattattttgatccCTTATCGTAAACTTGttttatgagtaaataatttatgAGGCAGTGCTTTGAAATATGCCCGTCGGCCTTTCAACCATGCACTTAAACTATGGACGACACACAAAGCAAACGATATAACGATATGCACCTTTCAcgacctgcactttttacgatttgcacatattgcggcctgcactttttacgatttgcacattatgCGACCTGCACTtcttacgatttgcacattttgcgacctgcACTGTTTACgacttgcacattttgcgacctgcTCGTTTTACTACGTGCACCTTCTGCGATTTGCACTAGTGCTCATTTTGCGACTTGTACATTATGCTATGTATCCGTTTTTAAGGATGACTCTCTAAAAAGTTACTTGATTGATACTTTAAGAGGGAATATAGATTCCTCCAGTCTAAACTAAACCATGCTTTTATAAACAACAAGTGTATGGAATTAATTTCTAAGATAATTTATCAAATGTACAAAGAAAACACTATGAAAGTTGTAATTCTTTTATatcaatttattaaaatgtctTGATATTATCAGAAGAAACATTTGCTTCAATTAAAAGGATTTTAAAACCATTCATAAATGAAGATGATCCACAAAGCAGAAATTGATCGTTACTGGAGAATGGTTCTAAAGATTTTAAATCTATAAACTCCAGTTTCCTATTATGCATAGGTTCCTGATACTTTGGCATACAAtttgaattatttataaatacattaTATTGAAAATTCCAATAAGATTTAAACGAGTATAATTCatttcttaaaataattgtaTCTGGTGATGAACAACAGAAGTATAACACTATTTTAGTGTAATCATCTTCATTGGTTAAAACATCTTGTATAATAGAAAAGAATGGAGCTATGCCAGTCCCTTGGGCAATCATAATTATTCTTTCATACTTATTAGGTACCAATTCAAAAGATCCATAGGGCCCTCTCCACAAAGTTTCTTGCCCTGGTGTCATATTACATAAATAACTTGATACTTGTCCATTCTCATATTTCTTTACAATTACCACAAAGTCATAGTCATTATTCTCAATACTATATTTGATAGGAGTATATGCTCTACTACACACTTCACCTCCAGCACTATATTTCACTAAGAAATGATCACCAGCTTTCCAAAATAGTTTTTTCCCAGTTACAGATTCAGTCCTTTTGAATGCAAGGATCATATGAAATGAACACAGTTCTAAATTATGTACAAGTGTAAACTTAGTATATTCTAATTGTGATATAGCATTTTCTTC encodes:
- the LOC134650527 gene encoding NADH-cytochrome b5 reductase-like, whose translation is MRQPIEPSKEDCCNSGCNPCVFDVYEKQLKLYEAFVKNGELSEVVEENAISQLEYTKFTLVHNLELCSFHMILAFKRTESVTGKKLFWKAGDHFLVKYSAGGEVCSRAYTPIKYSIENNDYDFVVIVKKYENGQVSSYLCNMTPGQETLWRGPYGSFELVPNKYERIIMIAQGTGIAPFFSIIQDVLTNEDDYTKIVLYFCCSSPDTIILRNELYSFKSYWNFQYNVFINNSNCMPKYQEPMHNRKLEFIDLKSLEPFSSNDQFLLCGSSSFMNGFKILLIEANVSSDNIKTF